Proteins encoded together in one Ammospiza nelsoni isolate bAmmNel1 chromosome Z, bAmmNel1.pri, whole genome shotgun sequence window:
- the LOC132087022 gene encoding serine/threonine-protein kinase PAK 1-like: IKKINLQGPRRMERSINEIQIMKRYRSPNVVNFLDSYLVGEELWLVLEYMDGGTLNDILSTTALYEDEAAAISRECLQGLHFLHTNHVIHRDVKSDNILLRTDGSVKLGDFGLSTQLSPEQSRRCSVVGTPWWLAPEVLTSQPYGPKVDIWSFGIVGIEMIEQEPPYWNQSPITQALFNAAHTSIAGLFFFSLSIAGRGSLYESRKGRDC, from the exons ataaagaaaataaatcttcaaggacCGAGAAGGATGGAACGAAGCATTAATGAAATCCAAATCATGAAGAGGTACaggagtcccaatgttgtgaatttTTTAGACAG ctaccttgtgGGTGAGGAactctggctggtgctggagtaCATGGACGGAGGCACCCTGAACGATATCCTCAGCACGACCGCTCTgtatgaagatgaggcagcagccatcagtcgggag tgcctgcaaggactgcattttcttcacacaaaccatgtgatccatcgagatgtgaagagtgacaacatccttctcagaaccgatggttctgtcaagctgg gtgattttggcctctctactcagctcagccctgagcagagcagacggtgctcggtagtcgggactccttggtggctgGCGCCAGAAGTGCTGACAAGTCAACCATATGgtcccaaagtggacatatggtcttttggaatcgTGGGGATTGAAATGATCGAACAAGAACCTCCCTACTGGAACCAAAGTCCCAtcacg CAAGCGCTGTTCAATGCAGCTCACACCTCTATTGCAGGGCTGTTCTTCTTCTCA CTGAGTATTGCTGGCCGCGGGTCTCTGTACGAATCACGAAagggacgggactgctga